The following coding sequences are from one Methanosarcina sp. WWM596 window:
- a CDS encoding 4Fe-4S binding protein — translation MTEKKIDFSSLKSKGFLPQRQENMFSMRLKVVSGNLDAEKLRAIADAAEKYGNGYVHVTSRQQIEIPFVKLEDAEEASYELEKLDISGGSSGKKVRAVVACQGNTVCRNGLIDCQNLACRIDEKYFGEAVPKKLKIAVTGCPAACMRPQENDFGVMGTVKPEILEENCVGCKRCEKACKVGAIKVLEEKAHIDTEKCILCGACIEACRKDALRAEKTGCTIFVGGKAGRQPRHGTKLLELADEEQLFSILEKTFEYYRREGLDGERFGELLERLGIEKYRKEVLPS, via the coding sequence ATGACTGAGAAAAAAATTGACTTTTCTTCACTCAAAAGTAAAGGTTTTCTGCCCCAGAGGCAGGAAAATATGTTTTCAATGCGGCTGAAAGTCGTGAGCGGGAATCTGGATGCTGAAAAACTGCGGGCAATTGCGGATGCAGCCGAGAAATACGGTAATGGATATGTCCACGTAACCTCAAGGCAGCAGATTGAGATTCCTTTTGTCAAACTTGAAGATGCGGAAGAAGCAAGCTATGAGCTTGAAAAACTGGATATTTCAGGAGGCTCTTCCGGAAAGAAGGTAAGAGCTGTAGTCGCCTGCCAGGGGAATACGGTCTGCAGAAACGGGTTGATCGACTGCCAGAACCTGGCATGCCGGATCGATGAAAAATACTTCGGGGAAGCTGTCCCTAAAAAGCTCAAGATTGCAGTAACAGGATGTCCTGCAGCCTGTATGAGACCTCAGGAAAATGACTTTGGGGTCATGGGCACGGTAAAACCTGAAATCCTCGAAGAAAATTGTGTCGGCTGCAAACGCTGTGAAAAGGCGTGTAAGGTGGGGGCAATAAAAGTCCTGGAAGAGAAAGCCCACATAGATACCGAAAAGTGCATCCTCTGCGGAGCCTGTATTGAAGCCTGCCGGAAAGATGCTCTGAGAGCCGAAAAAACCGGATGCACGATCTTTGTCGGAGGCAAAGCAGGACGCCAGCCCAGGCACGGGACAAAGCTTCTTGAGCTTGCAGACGAGGAGCAGCTTTTCTCAATCCTTGAAAAAACCTTTGAGTATTACAGGAGAGAAGGCCTTGATGGGGAGAGATTCGGAGAACTCCTTGAAAGGCTGGGAATTGAAAAATATAGGAAAGAAGTCCTTCCCTCTTAA
- a CDS encoding IS110 family transposase codes for MVEVINKACGLDIHKLFFIATILSRSGEKQQQYFSRTPDEILAFKNWVISDKCDVVACESTSDFWVPIYDALIKHLPVIVGNARDMKAFTHKKTDKIDSEFIAQLALNNMIQPSRVFPKNHRTFRSCIRLRHNLVQKRTDIKNEAHAILAPEMFNLKNVLTDIFGKSGRAILSGICSGKSVDQIIASLSPNVRKKSDQIRETLDREISQGAAFRLQICLDIIKHLDNEIKILEKEIFNYAYKNHKQEMEILMSVPGIGELGAATLIAEIGDFKDFSSGDKLASWLGIVPNVYQSADKYHNGRITKRGSKEARWILTQIAQAAARTKNSRLKEFFNRKKKSIGHSKAIIALARKIATIIWHLITNEEMYEDETGYKKGEIQKRKIVETEIFSVDERIKIMSEIYVIARNEEREST; via the coding sequence TTGGTTGAAGTCATTAACAAAGCTTGTGGTTTAGACATTCACAAACTCTTTTTCATTGCTACAATCCTCAGTAGATCTGGTGAAAAACAGCAACAATATTTCTCTAGAACCCCTGACGAAATTTTAGCTTTTAAAAACTGGGTTATATCAGATAAATGTGACGTTGTTGCCTGTGAATCAACGAGTGACTTTTGGGTTCCGATTTATGATGCGTTGATAAAACATCTACCTGTTATAGTTGGAAATGCCCGAGATATGAAGGCGTTTACACACAAAAAAACAGATAAGATCGATTCCGAATTCATCGCACAACTTGCATTGAATAATATGATTCAACCATCAAGAGTTTTCCCAAAAAACCATAGAACATTTCGTTCATGTATCCGGCTTCGCCATAACCTTGTACAAAAAAGAACAGATATAAAAAATGAAGCTCACGCCATACTCGCACCTGAAATGTTTAATCTGAAGAATGTGCTAACAGATATTTTTGGTAAGAGTGGTAGAGCAATTCTATCAGGAATTTGTTCAGGTAAAAGCGTTGACCAGATTATAGCAAGCCTTTCCCCAAATGTTCGTAAAAAAAGTGATCAGATAAGGGAAACTCTGGACAGAGAAATCTCTCAAGGTGCTGCATTCAGGCTTCAGATCTGTCTGGATATCATAAAGCATCTTGACAATGAAATCAAAATTTTGGAAAAAGAAATATTCAATTATGCTTATAAAAATCATAAGCAAGAAATGGAAATTTTAATGTCTGTTCCAGGAATAGGAGAACTTGGAGCGGCAACTCTTATTGCTGAAATAGGCGATTTCAAAGATTTTTCTTCAGGGGATAAGCTTGCTTCATGGCTTGGCATAGTTCCGAATGTGTACCAATCAGCGGATAAATACCATAACGGAAGAATCACTAAGAGAGGATCTAAGGAAGCAAGGTGGATTCTAACACAGATTGCTCAGGCAGCAGCAAGAACAAAAAATAGCAGGTTAAAAGAGTTTTTCAACAGAAAAAAGAAGTCGATTGGGCATTCAAAGGCAATTATTGCCCTGGCAAGAAAAATTGCAACAATTATATGGCATCTGATCACAAACGAGGAGATGTATGAAGATGAAACTGGATATAAAAAGGGGGAAATTCAAAAGAGAAAGATAGTGGAGACTGAGATATTCTCAGTTGATGAAAGGATCAAAATAATGAGTGAAATATATGTAATTGCGAGAAATGAAGAAAGAGAGAGTACGTGA
- a CDS encoding MarR family winged helix-turn-helix transcriptional regulator, giving the protein MDEATLSKIILLSMERDALNNLIFEQTFQSKIAGKFRELSKNQPLVIKIIGIEGEIMPSTIGKYTGMEKSSLTRMVDDLEKKGIVFRKTDPDDRRKVLVSLTEKGFDYYNCLNRITTEMADEILQFVDDKDVEEYMHSLETMVKLLQKIDASQAA; this is encoded by the coding sequence ATGGATGAGGCAACACTGAGTAAGATAATTCTCCTGTCAATGGAAAGAGATGCTCTCAATAATCTGATTTTTGAGCAGACCTTTCAAAGTAAAATTGCAGGTAAGTTCAGGGAACTGAGCAAGAACCAGCCATTGGTAATTAAAATCATAGGAATAGAAGGAGAAATTATGCCTTCAACGATTGGAAAATACACCGGCATGGAAAAGAGCAGCCTTACGAGGATGGTTGATGACCTGGAAAAGAAAGGAATTGTGTTCAGAAAGACAGATCCCGATGACAGGAGAAAGGTGCTTGTTTCCCTCACTGAAAAAGGGTTTGATTATTATAATTGTTTAAACCGGATTACCACCGAAATGGCTGATGAAATCCTTCAGTTTGTTGATGATAAAGACGTTGAGGAGTATATGCATAGCCTTGAAACTATGGTAAAACTCCTGCAGAAAATAGATGCCAGCCAGGCTGCTTGA
- a CDS encoding TrmB family transcriptional regulator has product MTLKLIDNLQKLGFTGNEAKVYASLVCLKQAKASEIAENAGVPRPKIYGTLRGMEKKGYVRIIEGEPTLFCCVQPEVLILRIRADFMLSLSKIASELNSLTPGSNNFASESFNGERLRV; this is encoded by the coding sequence ATGACTCTTAAGCTTATTGATAACCTTCAGAAACTTGGTTTTACAGGCAATGAAGCCAAGGTTTATGCGTCACTTGTCTGCCTAAAACAGGCAAAAGCAAGTGAGATTGCCGAAAATGCAGGAGTCCCAAGACCTAAAATCTATGGAACCCTCAGAGGAATGGAGAAAAAAGGCTACGTCAGGATAATTGAAGGCGAACCAACCCTTTTTTGCTGCGTGCAACCAGAAGTGCTCATTTTAAGGATAAGGGCAGATTTCATGCTTTCTTTAAGCAAAATCGCCAGTGAACTGAATTCCCTGACTCCTGGAAGCAATAACTTTGCTTCAGAAAGTTTCAATGGGGAAAGGCTCAGGGTCTGA
- a CDS encoding AI-2E family transporter, producing MPLSTNRNIWQFLALTTILFILFFAILFYFEDIFIVLIAGAVLILIAEKVIKVFNRFMDRFPNCNRKAVGLVLLTGAGLAVLFLVGSQVQSLGVFIGDFSNIQQDYASGASALFSEHESELSKLTDSGVIKPQDLQKIGNTIFSGIADTVSKVSYYFFTGVLIIPLMFSVYFKHHNKIENYIQNYAPPEHADGIAKALKSMGRELEDFFSAKMLESTIVGLICCIGFYLGGLEGWLFLGILAGFLNIIPYIGPLIGAIPPVIVGYIDSPMTALLAVITVIIAQLIDNLYLIPFMISGKVNINPLLSVVLTLAASKLLGPLGMVLAIPIYILYKIIIRESYRELVNIYCED from the coding sequence ATGCCCCTCAGTACTAACCGGAACATATGGCAGTTTCTGGCATTAACAACCATACTTTTCATATTGTTTTTTGCGATACTCTTCTATTTTGAGGATATTTTTATAGTCCTTATTGCAGGTGCAGTCTTGATTCTGATCGCGGAAAAAGTGATAAAAGTATTCAACAGGTTCATGGACAGGTTTCCAAACTGCAATCGAAAAGCAGTAGGTTTAGTCCTTCTTACCGGTGCAGGGCTTGCCGTCCTCTTCCTTGTGGGTAGCCAGGTACAGAGTCTTGGAGTCTTTATAGGAGATTTCAGTAATATACAGCAGGACTACGCAAGTGGAGCTTCAGCCCTTTTTTCCGAACATGAGTCCGAACTTTCAAAGCTTACGGATTCAGGCGTTATTAAACCCCAGGACCTGCAAAAAATAGGGAACACCATCTTTTCCGGGATTGCAGATACTGTTTCAAAGGTCTCTTATTATTTTTTTACTGGAGTATTGATAATCCCCCTCATGTTTAGTGTGTACTTCAAGCACCACAATAAAATAGAAAACTACATCCAGAATTATGCTCCTCCAGAACATGCGGACGGGATCGCAAAAGCCTTAAAAAGTATGGGTCGTGAGCTTGAAGATTTCTTCAGTGCAAAAATGCTTGAGTCTACTATTGTAGGGTTGATTTGTTGTATAGGGTTTTATCTGGGAGGCCTTGAAGGGTGGCTGTTTCTTGGCATCTTGGCAGGCTTTCTAAATATTATTCCGTATATCGGCCCTCTTATTGGGGCAATTCCTCCGGTTATTGTGGGTTATATTGATAGTCCGATGACAGCTCTCTTAGCAGTGATAACAGTTATTATTGCCCAGCTTATTGACAACCTCTACCTCATTCCATTCATGATCTCGGGAAAAGTGAATATTAACCCACTCTTAAGTGTGGTTCTAACTCTTGCCGCCTCCAAACTGTTAGGCCCCCTTGGGATGGTACTCGCAATCCCTATATACATCCTATATAAAATAATTATTCGAGAGTCGTACCGAGAACTGGTAAATATATATTGTGAAGATTAA
- a CDS encoding ATP-binding cassette domain-containing protein, which translates to MVRRSAVFMKKGLSKCRIKNLGPNDSGKTTIIKMLTGQIKPNSDTLKLHGINVLEDPLRVRELGGVSCSIYPKTLIRVPFITFQAFPFSLFHPKTSSCFQVF; encoded by the coding sequence ATGGTTCGGAGATCAGCAGTTTTTATGAAAAAAGGGCTTTCTAAATGCAGGATAAAAAACCTGGGCCCAAACGACTCCGGAAAAACAACTATTATCAAAATGCTTACGGGGCAGATAAAGCCAAACTCTGACACCCTTAAATTACACGGGATAAATGTGCTGGAAGATCCCCTGCGAGTCAGGGAACTTGGAGGAGTCTCCTGCTCCATATATCCGAAAACCTTAATCAGAGTACCCTTTATAACCTTCCAAGCCTTTCCATTTTCCTTGTTCCATCCGAAAACCAGCTCCTGCTTTCAGGTATTCTGA
- a CDS encoding potassium channel family protein produces MIQFLLPIIVIVRALRTLLKDPKFRSLLVLVIITLTMGTFFYHSVEGWSWLDSLYFSVITLTTVGYGDFTPQTDSGKIFTMIYIFLGLGILFGFITPIGEFLIDRRIERVEKRTQIKEKFENELDYSGVIGKLKRKR; encoded by the coding sequence ATGATTCAGTTTCTTTTGCCGATAATAGTAATTGTAAGAGCATTAAGAACGCTACTTAAAGATCCAAAGTTCCGCTCCCTCCTGGTTCTTGTTATTATTACCCTTACTATGGGGACTTTTTTCTACCATTCTGTTGAGGGCTGGAGCTGGCTTGATTCTCTCTATTTTTCGGTTATCACACTGACAACTGTGGGGTATGGGGACTTTACACCTCAAACTGATTCCGGGAAAATTTTTACTATGATCTATATTTTCCTCGGGCTGGGAATTCTTTTTGGTTTTATTACACCAATTGGAGAATTTTTAATAGATAGAAGAATAGAACGTGTGGAGAAAAGGACACAGATAAAAGAGAAATTTGAGAATGAGCTTGATTATTCTGGTGTGATTGGAAAGTTGAAGAGAAAAAGATAA
- a CDS encoding methanogenesis marker 8 protein, whose product MPHIMEMMGKARVVVKDGKVVEVGAPEVDWCPLFVKLRGVQKMTPEEIRKNMEARISELGMFTERRKLEFETTVVAFGASEIMMSGLNNGFLETTVTACDGAGTVISSNPVLVQGIGGRMSGLVETEPIDAVIKGIEERGGTVLAPSTAAIDPAGGVRKAAELGYKKIAVTVAGAETAKKIREIESELGLDLLVIAVHVTGVSREEAQGLLDNSDIVISCASKYIRELAKPLVQVAAAIPLFALTKKGKELVIERAKDIESPILINTSPLPVLPEHKQPKELI is encoded by the coding sequence ATGCCTCATATAATGGAAATGATGGGAAAAGCCAGGGTAGTCGTAAAAGATGGGAAGGTCGTGGAAGTCGGGGCTCCGGAAGTTGATTGGTGCCCCCTCTTTGTCAAGCTGCGGGGAGTCCAGAAGATGACCCCGGAAGAAATCCGGAAAAATATGGAGGCCCGGATCAGCGAGTTAGGAATGTTTACGGAAAGACGCAAGCTTGAATTTGAAACAACTGTTGTTGCCTTCGGCGCCTCCGAAATAATGATGAGCGGCCTCAACAACGGCTTCCTTGAAACAACCGTAACCGCCTGTGACGGTGCAGGAACAGTAATATCCAGCAACCCGGTTCTTGTCCAGGGAATAGGAGGCAGGATGTCCGGCCTGGTAGAAACCGAGCCGATTGATGCGGTCATTAAAGGGATCGAAGAGCGTGGAGGAACCGTACTTGCCCCCTCAACCGCTGCCATCGACCCGGCAGGCGGAGTAAGAAAAGCTGCCGAACTTGGTTACAAAAAAATCGCAGTTACGGTTGCAGGTGCAGAAACCGCTAAAAAAATCAGGGAAATCGAATCAGAACTCGGGCTTGACCTGCTGGTCATTGCAGTACACGTAACAGGTGTCAGCCGGGAAGAAGCTCAGGGTCTGCTGGATAACTCGGACATTGTAATCAGCTGTGCCTCAAAATATATCAGGGAACTTGCAAAGCCTCTTGTGCAGGTTGCAGCTGCGATCCCTCTCTTTGCTCTCACGAAGAAAGGAAAGGAACTTGTGATTGAGAGGGCAAAAGATATCGAAAGCCCGATTTTGATCAATACCTCACCCCTGCCGGTTTTGCCGGAACATAAACAACCGAAGGAATTGATTTAA
- a CDS encoding MTH865 family protein — protein MTVRDDIHGQIVGGLKDAKFPINTPEELLAAFPAGADTTCRSGDLAVTAGEAGKLLTAADFPFKDAKHVADTIVDRAGL, from the coding sequence ATGACTGTAAGAGATGATATTCACGGACAGATTGTTGGCGGCCTTAAAGACGCAAAGTTTCCCATAAACACACCCGAAGAATTACTTGCTGCATTCCCTGCCGGCGCAGACACCACATGTAGATCAGGTGACCTTGCAGTTACTGCGGGAGAAGCAGGCAAACTGCTCACAGCAGCAGATTTCCCATTCAAAGATGCAAAACACGTGGCAGACACAATAGTTGACAGAGCAGGGCTTTAA
- a CDS encoding methanogenesis marker 8 protein, whose amino-acid sequence MPHIMELLGKTRVVVKDGKVIEVGEPEVDWCPLFAKIRGIQKITPEEVKKNMEFRISDFGMFTDKRRLELEDFVGFGASEVMMTGLSRGLLDTTVTACEGAGTVISNNPTLVQGMGGRMSGLVETEPIDGIINGITERGGIVLDPSTAVMDPVAGVKKAAELGYKKIAVTAAFGEIAKELRKLETELGLDLIVIGVHVTGLNRGEAQVLVENSDIVTSCASKPIRDLVKPIAQVGTAVPLFALTQKGKELVIERAKDIKSPILINTMALPVLPEHKQPRDLI is encoded by the coding sequence ATGCCTCACATAATGGAATTACTGGGAAAAACAAGAGTTGTCGTAAAGGACGGAAAGGTCATCGAAGTCGGAGAGCCTGAAGTTGATTGGTGCCCCCTCTTTGCCAAGATCCGAGGGATCCAGAAGATCACTCCTGAAGAGGTCAAGAAGAATATGGAATTCAGGATCAGCGATTTTGGGATGTTTACGGACAAGCGTCGGCTGGAACTCGAAGACTTTGTAGGGTTTGGAGCATCTGAAGTTATGATGACAGGCCTGAGCAGAGGTTTACTTGACACAACCGTGACCGCCTGTGAAGGTGCAGGAACTGTCATTTCCAATAACCCTACCCTTGTCCAGGGCATGGGAGGCAGGATGTCCGGTCTGGTCGAAACCGAGCCAATCGATGGCATTATAAACGGAATCACGGAACGTGGTGGAATCGTGCTTGACCCCTCAACTGCCGTAATGGACCCGGTTGCAGGTGTGAAAAAAGCAGCCGAACTCGGTTACAAAAAGATCGCAGTAACTGCGGCTTTCGGGGAAATTGCAAAAGAGTTACGGAAGCTTGAAACTGAACTCGGGCTTGATTTGATAGTAATTGGAGTCCATGTTACAGGTTTGAACAGGGGAGAAGCCCAGGTCCTTGTGGAAAATTCGGATATCGTAACCAGCTGTGCTTCAAAACCAATCCGGGACCTTGTAAAGCCTATCGCACAGGTCGGGACTGCCGTGCCACTTTTTGCCCTTACCCAGAAAGGAAAAGAGCTTGTGATCGAAAGGGCAAAGGACATCAAAAGCCCGATTCTGATCAATACAATGGCTCTGCCTGTGCTTCCCGAGCACAAACAGCCAAGGGATCTAATATAA
- a CDS encoding tetratricopeptide repeat protein, translating into MREAKNRSVNFGLTHNDVKESKKAIEICELDLKNSRENGNRREEGNNLGRLGLAYSHLGEIRKAIEYYQQAVEIFKEIGDRQGEELAFENMGLAYSRLGEIEKAIKYYEQALEISRETGNIESEGTVIGNLGMAYGFLGETGKAIEFYERALKIARVNGNLRGERNNLGNLGNLCYQVGEVRAAIGYFDQTLKISREIGDKRGEGDILKNLVIAHNRLGEMKEVAEYSEQELEILREIGEKYKECQTLERLGLTYSFLEDKEKAIERYGQALVISRELGDRRQEEILIDKLRDLKETKRTDRHYKQKVGVSKELKEKKGFSLFCVGRK; encoded by the coding sequence ATGCGGGAAGCAAAAAACAGATCCGTAAATTTTGGATTAACACACAATGATGTAAAAGAAAGTAAAAAAGCAATTGAAATTTGTGAGCTGGATCTTAAAAATTCCAGGGAAAATGGGAATAGAAGAGAAGAGGGAAATAACCTTGGAAGATTGGGTTTAGCTTACAGCCATCTTGGAGAAATAAGAAAAGCTATTGAATATTACCAGCAGGCAGTAGAGATTTTTAAAGAAATAGGTGATAGGCAAGGAGAAGAACTAGCTTTCGAAAATATGGGATTGGCCTATAGCCGTTTAGGAGAAATAGAGAAAGCTATTAAATACTACGAACAGGCCCTGGAAATCTCCCGTGAAACAGGAAATATAGAAAGTGAAGGGACCGTAATAGGAAATTTGGGAATGGCATACGGTTTTTTGGGAGAAACAGGAAAAGCAATTGAATTCTATGAGCGTGCACTTAAAATCGCCAGAGTAAACGGTAACTTAAGAGGAGAACGAAATAATCTTGGAAACCTGGGTAACTTATGCTATCAGGTGGGGGAAGTAAGGGCAGCAATTGGATACTTTGATCAAACTCTCAAAATATCAAGGGAAATAGGGGATAAGCGGGGAGAAGGAGATATTCTTAAGAACCTGGTGATAGCACATAATCGCCTGGGAGAAATGAAAGAAGTAGCAGAATATAGTGAACAGGAACTTGAAATCTTGAGGGAGATTGGGGAAAAATATAAAGAATGTCAAACTCTTGAAAGGTTGGGTTTGACATATAGTTTTCTGGAAGATAAAGAAAAAGCAATTGAACGTTATGGGCAGGCACTCGTGATTTCCAGAGAATTAGGTGACAGGAGACAGGAAGAAATTCTAATAGATAAATTAAGGGATCTAAAAGAAACAAAGAGAACAGATCGCCATTATAAACAGAAAGTCGGAGTTTCAAAGGAGCTAAAAGAAAAAAAGGGGTTTTCGCTTTTTTGTGTGGGCCGAAAATAA
- a CDS encoding tetratricopeptide repeat protein: MIEGEEKHHLNGLRKEFAVNYLVSNGLDKVETQKLEELAVGVDGHPLALRLLVQLVKEYGANDILEDLSMYRDQMEDTILKARKLFDKLAGNEKEFLEHISVYRKPVAIKALKAMFTEKTPRDSVSKLLNKSLLETNHNGSYWLHPLIQEFAYKGLKDITEAHANAYIYYVLFPLPKKPSKIEDLQSLIEAHYHACSAGRVDLAARILYHSNVCGQLERWGNFKTIVELCTPLLPNISLEGRIISLECHGYFLGILGIACFKLGIAEEAIILIEEALKIARLRENKKGEANQLGNLGLAYQQLGDRRKSIEYYKQVIKITKDIRDQLGEGTSYVNLGNVYLELGEIEQAIINYKSAGQIFRYVGNKSGEGSCFSNLGILYSQIGNIDEGIDFLEQSLNIFKDVGDKIGEKNQYMNLGIAYKNIGMFKKSIDCYEKSLKISIELENKSDEGDLLGNIGNLFLICGQAEEAIEYYEQSLKIDREARNKRGESLSLISLGISYAALGQLEKAIEFLKQSLAIGKAIENPRLINFCEQKLKKLEGSDE; the protein is encoded by the coding sequence GTGATTGAAGGTGAGGAAAAGCACCATCTCAATGGTTTGAGAAAAGAATTTGCAGTCAATTATCTAGTCAGTAACGGGCTCGACAAAGTTGAAACTCAAAAGCTGGAGGAACTGGCTGTAGGTGTGGACGGCCATCCCCTTGCTTTGAGGTTGCTTGTACAGTTGGTAAAAGAATATGGAGCAAATGACATCCTGGAAGATCTGAGCATGTACCGAGATCAGATGGAGGATACAATCTTAAAGGCAAGAAAATTATTTGACAAATTGGCAGGGAATGAAAAAGAATTTCTGGAGCACATCTCAGTCTATCGTAAGCCCGTGGCGATAAAGGCTCTCAAAGCTATGTTCACTGAAAAAACTCCACGAGATTCAGTCTCAAAGTTACTTAATAAATCTTTGCTTGAAACCAACCACAATGGTAGCTATTGGCTTCATCCTCTCATACAAGAATTTGCTTACAAGGGACTGAAAGATATAACGGAAGCACATGCTAATGCCTATATATATTATGTTTTATTTCCACTCCCAAAAAAACCATCCAAAATAGAAGACCTTCAATCTCTAATAGAAGCTCACTATCATGCCTGTAGTGCAGGAAGAGTCGATCTTGCTGCAAGAATTCTTTATCATTCCAATGTATGTGGTCAGTTGGAAAGGTGGGGAAACTTCAAAACTATAGTAGAACTGTGTACTCCTTTATTGCCAAATATTTCCCTAGAAGGAAGAATTATTTCTTTAGAATGCCACGGGTATTTTCTTGGAATTCTTGGAATAGCTTGCTTCAAACTTGGAATAGCTGAAGAAGCAATTATACTTATTGAAGAAGCGTTAAAAATCGCAAGACTAAGAGAGAACAAAAAAGGAGAAGCAAATCAACTAGGCAATCTTGGTCTAGCTTATCAACAACTTGGAGACCGCAGAAAATCAATTGAGTATTATAAACAGGTAATAAAGATTACGAAGGATATTAGAGACCAGCTTGGAGAAGGAACCAGCTATGTAAACTTAGGTAATGTGTATTTAGAGTTGGGAGAAATAGAGCAAGCGATAATAAATTACAAGAGTGCTGGGCAAATATTCAGATATGTTGGAAATAAAAGTGGAGAAGGAAGTTGTTTTTCAAACTTAGGCATATTATATTCTCAGATTGGAAATATAGATGAAGGTATCGATTTCCTTGAGCAATCACTAAATATTTTTAAAGATGTTGGGGACAAAATAGGAGAAAAAAATCAATATATGAATCTGGGAATAGCTTATAAAAATATAGGAATGTTTAAAAAATCTATAGATTGTTATGAAAAATCTCTAAAAATCTCAATCGAACTAGAGAACAAGAGCGATGAAGGAGACTTGTTAGGGAATATTGGAAATCTTTTTTTAATTTGTGGACAAGCAGAAGAAGCAATTGAATATTACGAACAAAGCTTAAAGATTGACAGAGAGGCTAGAAATAAAAGGGGAGAAAGTTTAAGCCTTATAAGTCTAGGAATCTCGTACGCTGCTCTTGGACAACTAGAAAAAGCAATAGAGTTTTTAAAGCAATCCCTGGCTATAGGAAAGGCGATTGAAAATCCGAGGCTAATTAACTTTTGCGAGCAGAAATTAAAGAAACTTGAAGGATCAGATGAATGA
- a CDS encoding ATP-binding protein: MDPAILAHQAADILVPALSALYIAGKPLADKGTDVLGDMLYEKAFKKIGSKSGKKAKALLEKISPKMTESLRKALIKVSKNSEDPAAKEDLQQEILKLLRKNPDLAREIEVTINLNIENIENIDQFAVGNYNTFFNFETPSGDELIKIIEYLDQRRKEASNQEILSRYNPSNLPYYPEKLKQFVTQNRADELRKDLTYLENHRILLLSGIGGVGKSTLARALVDLRPVNVPEPFWFNFNQNQNAKLGDILEKLAAYMKAP, encoded by the coding sequence ATGGATCCGGCTATTCTTGCCCATCAAGCAGCAGATATTCTTGTTCCCGCCTTATCTGCCCTATACATTGCAGGAAAACCTCTCGCAGACAAAGGGACAGACGTTCTTGGAGATATGCTCTACGAAAAAGCCTTTAAAAAAATAGGTTCTAAAAGCGGGAAAAAGGCAAAAGCTCTGCTGGAAAAGATAAGCCCAAAAATGACTGAATCCCTTCGAAAAGCGCTTATAAAAGTGTCCAAAAACTCCGAAGATCCAGCCGCAAAAGAGGATCTGCAACAGGAAATCCTGAAATTACTGAGAAAAAACCCTGACCTTGCCAGGGAAATAGAAGTTACTATAAACCTCAATATCGAGAATATTGAAAATATTGATCAATTCGCGGTAGGAAATTACAACACCTTTTTCAATTTTGAAACTCCTTCCGGTGATGAATTAATCAAAATCATCGAATATCTGGATCAGAGAAGAAAAGAAGCATCAAATCAAGAAATCCTGAGCCGCTACAACCCTTCAAATCTCCCCTATTACCCTGAAAAACTGAAGCAATTTGTCACCCAAAATCGAGCTGATGAGTTAAGAAAAGACCTTACATACCTCGAAAACCACCGGATTTTACTTCTCAGTGGAATCGGCGGCGTGGGCAAGTCCACCCTCGCAAGAGCTCTCGTAGACCTCAGACCCGTAAACGTCCCCGAACCTTTCTGGTTCAACTTCAATCAGAACCAGAACGCAAAACTTGGAGACATCCTCGAAAAACTTGCTGCCTACATGAAAGCCCCATAA